One Leisingera sp. M658 genomic window carries:
- the purB gene encoding adenylosuccinate lyase, producing MIPRYARPEMVAIWSPETKFKIWYEIEAHACEAMANLGVIPRENADAVWKAKDVEFDVARIDEIEAVTKHDVIAFLTHLAEHVGSEEARFVHQGMTSSDVLDTCLNVQLVRAADILLDGMDKLLAALKKRALEHKNTVRVGRSHGIHAEPTTMGLTFARFYAEMDRNKNRLEKARWEVATGAISGAVGTFANVDPVVEDHVCEQLGLRPEPISTQVIPRDRHAMFFATLGVIASSIENVAVEIRHMQRTEVLEGAEFFSMGQKGSSAMPHKKNPVLTENLTGLARLVRMTVVPAMENVALWHERDISHSSVERGIGPDATVTLDFALHRLAGVIDKMLVFPENMLDNMNKFPGLVMSQRVLLALTQAGVNREDAYAMVQRNALKVWEDRVDFRELLLADTDVVAALGKEAINEKFDMGYHTKHVDTIFRRVFGE from the coding sequence ATGATCCCGCGCTATGCCCGCCCTGAAATGGTCGCCATCTGGTCGCCCGAAACCAAATTCAAGATCTGGTACGAGATCGAGGCCCATGCCTGCGAAGCCATGGCCAACCTCGGCGTGATCCCGCGCGAAAACGCTGATGCCGTGTGGAAAGCCAAGGACGTCGAATTCGACGTCGCCCGCATTGACGAGATTGAAGCCGTCACCAAGCACGACGTTATCGCCTTCCTCACCCACCTTGCTGAGCATGTCGGCTCTGAAGAAGCCCGCTTTGTGCATCAGGGCATGACTTCGTCTGATGTGCTGGACACCTGCCTGAACGTGCAGCTGGTGCGTGCCGCCGACATTCTGCTGGACGGCATGGACAAGCTGCTGGCGGCGCTGAAGAAACGCGCGCTGGAGCATAAGAACACCGTGCGCGTCGGCCGCAGCCACGGCATCCATGCCGAACCTACCACCATGGGTCTGACCTTTGCCCGTTTCTATGCCGAAATGGACCGCAACAAGAACCGTCTGGAAAAAGCCCGCTGGGAAGTCGCCACCGGCGCGATCTCCGGCGCCGTCGGCACCTTCGCCAATGTTGACCCCGTGGTCGAGGATCACGTCTGCGAACAGCTGGGCCTGCGGCCTGAGCCGATCTCGACCCAGGTAATCCCGCGCGACCGTCATGCGATGTTCTTTGCCACCCTTGGCGTCATCGCATCCTCGATCGAAAACGTTGCTGTGGAAATCCGCCACATGCAGCGCACCGAGGTGCTGGAGGGTGCCGAATTCTTCTCGATGGGCCAGAAAGGCTCCTCGGCGATGCCGCACAAGAAGAACCCGGTTCTGACCGAAAACCTGACCGGCCTGGCGCGCTTGGTCCGCATGACCGTTGTGCCCGCAATGGAAAACGTGGCGCTGTGGCATGAGCGCGATATCTCCCACTCCTCCGTGGAACGCGGCATCGGCCCCGATGCCACCGTCACCCTCGACTTTGCCCTGCACCGTCTGGCAGGTGTCATCGACAAGATGCTGGTGTTCCCCGAGAACATGCTGGACAACATGAACAAATTCCCAGGTCTGGTAATGTCGCAGCGGGTGCTGCTGGCACTGACCCAGGCCGGCGTCAACCGCGAAGACGCCTATGCCATGGTACAGCGCAACGCCTTGAAAGTCTGGGAAGACCGGGTTGATTTCCGCGAACTGCTGCTTGCGGATACCGATGTGGTTGCGGCCCTTGGCAAAGAGGCGATCAACGAGAAATTCGACATGGGCTATCACACCAAACATGTCGACACGATCTTCCGCCGGGTGTTCGGCGAGTAA
- a CDS encoding bifunctional alpha/beta hydrolase/OsmC family protein: MPAERISFPGHAGTPLAARLDLPEGPVLATALFAHCFTCSKDIPAARRIAGRLAAMGIAVLRFDFTGLGHSEGEFENTSFSSNVADLIMAAQYLASRGMAPSLLIGHSLGGAAVLRARAGIPSVKGVVTLGAPFDPGHVSHHFDAALPEIEAKGRAEVCLGGRPFVIGREFVDDINAEALEPAITGLKAALLVLHAPRDETVSIDNAASIFAAAKHPKSFVTLDDADHLISRAADAEYAAEVIAAWAGRYVRMAPPAPPPGAPEGILRVTEADPEGFLQDVQSGPYHHTFADEPLAYGGTNRGMSPYGFVAAGLGACTSMTLRMYARRKGWPLEGISVDVSHDKVHAQDAQPTGPAKIDQFTRVIHLCGPLSGEQRAKLMEIADRCPVHRTLESGAKVVTHLETTPQAATA; this comes from the coding sequence ATGCCCGCTGAACGCATCTCCTTTCCCGGCCATGCCGGAACACCCCTTGCTGCCCGCCTTGATCTGCCCGAGGGACCGGTCCTTGCAACGGCGCTCTTTGCCCATTGCTTCACCTGCTCCAAAGATATCCCGGCGGCACGGCGGATTGCCGGGCGGCTGGCGGCGATGGGGATCGCGGTGCTGCGGTTCGACTTTACCGGATTGGGGCATTCCGAAGGGGAGTTCGAAAACACCTCCTTCAGCTCTAATGTCGCGGATCTGATCATGGCGGCGCAATATTTGGCCTCGCGCGGCATGGCGCCCTCGTTGCTAATCGGCCATTCCCTGGGCGGCGCGGCGGTGCTGCGGGCGCGGGCAGGCATCCCGTCTGTCAAAGGCGTGGTGACACTGGGCGCGCCGTTTGATCCCGGCCATGTCTCGCACCACTTCGACGCTGCCTTGCCCGAGATTGAAGCCAAAGGCCGTGCAGAAGTCTGCCTGGGCGGGCGGCCTTTTGTCATTGGCAGGGAATTCGTCGACGATATCAACGCCGAAGCGCTGGAGCCTGCAATTACCGGCCTCAAGGCTGCACTGCTGGTGCTGCATGCCCCGCGGGATGAAACAGTAAGCATCGACAATGCGGCCTCGATCTTTGCCGCGGCCAAACACCCCAAAAGCTTTGTCACCCTGGATGATGCCGATCACCTGATCAGCCGTGCTGCGGATGCGGAATATGCCGCCGAGGTGATTGCCGCCTGGGCCGGGCGCTATGTCAGAATGGCCCCGCCCGCGCCGCCGCCCGGTGCCCCCGAAGGCATCCTGCGGGTGACCGAGGCGGACCCGGAGGGGTTCCTGCAGGATGTGCAATCCGGTCCCTATCACCACACCTTTGCGGATGAGCCATTGGCCTATGGCGGCACCAATCGCGGCATGTCGCCTTACGGCTTTGTGGCGGCGGGGCTGGGCGCCTGCACTTCGATGACGCTGCGCATGTATGCCCGCCGCAAGGGCTGGCCGTTGGAGGGGATCAGCGTAGATGTCAGCCATGACAAGGTGCACGCCCAGGATGCCCAGCCGACGGGACCTGCCAAAATCGACCAGTTCACCCGTGTGATCCACCTCTGCGGCCCTTTGAGCGGGGAGCAGCGGGCCAAGCTGATGGAGATTGCAGACAGATGCCCGGTGCACCGGACACTGGAGAGCGGCGCCAAAGTGGTGACGCATCTGGAGACCACCCCCCAGGCGGCGACTGCGTAA
- a CDS encoding NUDIX hydrolase codes for MSAITLSGVGYYKPRTARDRKMWRHLRKFCESEPQAFGRNAETGHVTGSAFVMSPDMKCVLLTHHRKLDRWLQLGGHCDGIADVPFVALKEAYEESGLSRIKPLSGQVFDVDIHEIPQTAKDRAHLHYDVRYLFQAEAGEIAVSGESHTLAWVPLDRLQEVTESPGVLVLREKLALFLSGGA; via the coding sequence ATGAGCGCAATAACTCTGAGCGGCGTTGGATATTACAAACCCCGGACAGCCCGTGACCGGAAAATGTGGCGGCATTTGCGGAAGTTTTGCGAAAGCGAGCCTCAGGCCTTTGGCCGCAATGCTGAGACCGGCCATGTGACCGGATCAGCCTTTGTGATGTCACCGGACATGAAATGCGTTCTGCTTACCCATCACCGGAAGCTGGACCGCTGGCTGCAGTTGGGCGGCCATTGCGATGGCATTGCCGACGTGCCTTTTGTCGCGCTGAAAGAAGCTTATGAGGAAAGCGGGCTGTCCCGGATCAAGCCGTTGTCCGGCCAGGTGTTTGATGTGGATATTCACGAAATCCCGCAAACTGCGAAGGACCGCGCGCATCTGCATTATGATGTGCGTTATCTGTTTCAGGCGGAGGCCGGGGAAATTGCGGTGAGCGGGGAATCCCATACGCTGGCCTGGGTGCCGCTGGACCGGCTGCAGGAGGTGACGGAGTCACCGGGTGTTTTGGTGCTGCGCGAAAAGCTGGCGCTGTTCTTAAGCGGAGGCGCCTGA
- the dddP gene encoding dimethylsulfonioproprionate lyase DddP translates to MNEHYRDIRKIDPTRGANLGDNTPNNNDRVEIGPTQLAFGEWAEAGLQLPDLQAMRKFRWERLTRFINDRGYAGLLVFDPLNIRYATDSTNMQLWNTHNPFRALLICADGYMVLWDYKQSPFLSEFNPLVREQRAGADLFYFDRGDKVDVAADVFSNEVRKLLEEHSGSNKRLAVDKVMLHGLRALEAQGLEILPGEELTEKCRAVKGPDEILAMRCAHHACETAVAAMERFAREKVPGGDISEDDVWAVLHAENIRRGGEWIETRLLASGPRTNPWFQECGPRIIQNNEMISFDTDLVGSYGICIDISRSWWIGDEKPRADMVYAMQHGVEHIRHNMEMLKPGVNIQELSRGCHVLDAQFQKQKYGCMMHGVGLCDEWPLVAYPDQMVEGAFDYDLEPGMVLCVEALISPEGGDFSIKLEDQVLITEDGYENLTKYPFDKALMGEA, encoded by the coding sequence ATGAACGAGCATTACCGCGACATCCGCAAAATAGATCCAACCCGCGGCGCCAATCTGGGCGACAACACCCCGAACAACAATGACCGGGTGGAGATCGGCCCGACCCAGCTGGCTTTTGGCGAATGGGCCGAGGCCGGTCTGCAGCTTCCTGACCTGCAGGCCATGCGCAAATTCCGTTGGGAGCGGCTGACCCGTTTCATCAACGACCGCGGCTATGCCGGCCTTCTGGTATTTGATCCGCTGAACATCCGCTATGCCACCGACAGCACCAACATGCAGCTGTGGAACACTCACAACCCGTTCCGCGCCCTGCTGATCTGCGCCGACGGCTACATGGTGCTGTGGGATTACAAACAGTCGCCTTTCCTCAGCGAATTCAACCCGCTGGTGCGCGAACAGCGCGCTGGTGCGGACCTGTTTTACTTCGACCGCGGCGACAAGGTGGATGTGGCGGCGGATGTGTTCTCCAATGAGGTGCGCAAACTGCTGGAGGAACACAGCGGCAGCAACAAGCGCCTGGCAGTGGACAAGGTCATGCTGCACGGGCTGCGCGCGCTGGAGGCGCAAGGCCTGGAGATCCTCCCCGGCGAAGAGCTGACCGAAAAATGCCGCGCGGTGAAAGGCCCGGACGAGATCCTGGCAATGCGCTGCGCCCATCACGCCTGCGAAACCGCAGTGGCCGCGATGGAACGGTTCGCCCGCGAAAAGGTGCCCGGCGGCGATATCTCGGAAGACGACGTCTGGGCGGTGCTGCACGCGGAAAACATCCGTCGCGGCGGCGAGTGGATCGAAACCCGGCTGCTGGCCTCCGGCCCGCGCACCAACCCCTGGTTCCAGGAGTGCGGCCCCCGTATTATCCAGAACAATGAGATGATCAGTTTTGACACCGATCTGGTGGGGTCCTACGGGATCTGCATCGATATCTCGCGCAGCTGGTGGATCGGCGATGAAAAACCCCGCGCCGATATGGTCTATGCCATGCAGCACGGCGTCGAACACATTCGCCACAATATGGAGATGCTGAAACCCGGCGTGAACATCCAGGAACTGTCACGCGGCTGCCATGTGTTGGATGCGCAGTTCCAAAAGCAGAAATACGGCTGCATGATGCACGGCGTTGGACTGTGCGATGAATGGCCGCTGGTTGCTTATCCGGACCAGATGGTCGAGGGCGCCTTTGACTATGACCTGGAACCGGGCATGGTTCTGTGTGTCGAAGCGCTGATCTCCCCCGAAGGCGGCGATTTTTCGATCAAGCTGGAAGACCAGGTGCTGATCACTGAGGACGGCTACGAGAACCTGACCAAATACCCGTTCGACAAGGCACTCATGGGGGAAGCCTGA
- a CDS encoding lytic transglycosylase domain-containing protein: MRRLLASALISTLLASPALAAPCGNTSSGFDAWKRDFQREAKRAGVRKAGLQALAAAQYARRTISADRNQKSFKYSLEKFMQIRGSATIVAQGRKRKARNPEFYAALERKFGVPAGVLIAIHGMETAFGNYMGDSQVVSAIVTLTYDCRRSDFFRPHALGALKLVDQGAITPATLGAKHGELGHTQFLPGNALQYGVDWDGNGQVDFYNMGDAMASTANYLRQKGWKPGKGYQQGEPNYRVLKEWNAATVYQQSLAIMGRQIDG; the protein is encoded by the coding sequence ATGCGCCGTCTGCTGGCCTCTGCCCTGATTTCCACCCTGCTAGCTTCCCCTGCCCTGGCCGCGCCTTGCGGCAATACCTCATCCGGGTTTGACGCCTGGAAGCGGGATTTTCAGCGCGAGGCCAAGCGCGCAGGCGTGCGCAAGGCAGGATTGCAGGCGCTTGCCGCCGCGCAATATGCCCGCCGCACGATTTCTGCTGACCGCAACCAGAAGAGCTTTAAATACTCGCTGGAGAAATTCATGCAGATCCGCGGCTCGGCGACCATCGTGGCGCAGGGCCGCAAGCGCAAGGCGCGCAACCCGGAATTTTATGCCGCACTTGAGCGGAAATTCGGCGTGCCCGCCGGCGTTCTGATTGCAATCCACGGGATGGAAACCGCGTTCGGCAACTATATGGGCGACAGCCAGGTGGTTTCCGCCATCGTGACGCTGACCTATGATTGCCGCCGCTCCGATTTTTTCCGCCCGCATGCGCTGGGGGCGCTGAAATTGGTGGATCAGGGCGCCATCACCCCGGCCACGCTGGGGGCCAAGCACGGCGAGCTGGGCCATACCCAGTTCCTGCCCGGCAATGCGCTGCAATACGGGGTGGACTGGGACGGCAACGGGCAGGTGGATTTCTACAATATGGGGGACGCGATGGCCTCCACCGCCAATTACCTGCGCCAAAAAGGCTGGAAACCCGGCAAGGGCTATCAGCAGGGCGAGCCGAACTACCGGGTTCTGAAAGAATGGAACGCCGCAACTGTTTATCAGCAGTCTCTCGCAATCATGGGGCGGCAGATCGACGGCTAA
- a CDS encoding Hsp70 family protein, whose translation MTAPNTLGIDFGTSNSAAGIAVAGRPWLVEMEPGEQTLPTAVFFEDGARAMRIGHSATRALINGDEGRFMRALKSLLGTPLLHEERRLGGERISFGTLIARFLAEMKTRAETATHMEFTHALSGRPVRFHSKDEARNIQAEKDLRACYLEAGFHDVLFMYEPEAALRAAAPAPGRGLIVDIGGGTSDFTAFEQDANGATRILASHGVRLGGTDFDRQLSIHHVMPLLGRGSQIRNSFGGGTLPAPNRLFNDLATWQMIPFLYSPENRRAAKDLAANAVEPDRLTRLVDVLEDELGHELAFAVERGKIQANTAGGAAAIDLKLLQRGLSVPLPAAEMNQTLAEQTAAIGACAAETLAQAGLTAGKVDRIVLVGGSSLLGAVQAQMRSICPNARVETGNAMTAVADGLALAAGTAFA comes from the coding sequence ATGACTGCCCCCAACACCCTTGGTATCGACTTTGGCACCTCCAATTCGGCGGCGGGGATTGCCGTGGCCGGCCGGCCCTGGCTGGTCGAGATGGAACCTGGCGAGCAGACCCTGCCTACCGCTGTGTTCTTTGAGGACGGCGCGCGTGCCATGCGGATCGGCCACAGCGCCACGCGGGCGCTGATCAACGGTGACGAGGGACGTTTCATGCGCGCCTTGAAAAGCCTGCTGGGCACGCCGCTGCTGCATGAGGAACGGCGGCTGGGCGGCGAGCGGATCAGTTTCGGCACCCTCATCGCCCGCTTTCTGGCCGAGATGAAGACCCGCGCCGAGACGGCGACGCATATGGAATTCACCCACGCGCTGTCCGGCCGGCCGGTGCGGTTTCATTCCAAGGATGAGGCCCGCAATATCCAGGCCGAAAAGGACCTGCGCGCCTGTTACCTGGAGGCGGGTTTTCACGACGTGCTGTTCATGTATGAACCCGAAGCCGCCCTGCGCGCTGCAGCACCTGCGCCGGGCCGCGGGCTGATTGTCGATATCGGCGGCGGCACCTCGGACTTTACCGCCTTTGAACAGGACGCAAACGGCGCAACCCGCATCCTGGCCTCGCATGGGGTGCGGCTGGGCGGCACCGATTTTGACCGGCAGCTGAGCATCCATCATGTGATGCCGCTGCTGGGACGCGGCAGCCAAATCCGCAACAGTTTTGGCGGCGGCACCCTGCCGGCCCCGAACCGGCTGTTCAACGATCTGGCCACCTGGCAGATGATCCCGTTCCTTTACAGTCCGGAGAACCGCCGGGCCGCAAAGGACCTGGCCGCCAATGCGGTTGAACCGGACAGGCTGACCCGGTTGGTTGACGTGCTGGAGGACGAACTGGGGCACGAACTGGCCTTTGCGGTTGAGCGCGGCAAGATCCAGGCCAACACGGCAGGCGGCGCGGCGGCGATCGACCTGAAGCTGCTGCAGCGCGGCCTGTCAGTGCCGCTGCCCGCCGCAGAAATGAACCAGACTCTGGCAGAACAGACCGCAGCCATCGGGGCCTGCGCTGCCGAGACTCTGGCGCAGGCCGGTCTTACTGCTGGCAAGGTGGACCGGATCGTACTGGTCGGCGGCTCTTCGCTGCTGGGGGCGGTTCAGGCGCAAATGCGCAGCATCTGTCCAAACGCCCGCGTTGAAACAGGAAATGCCATGACAGCGGTGGCGGACGGGCTTGCCCTGGCCGCCGGAACAGCCTTTGCTTAG
- the glnA gene encoding type I glutamate--ammonia ligase → MSVDAVLKTLREDDVAYVDIRFTDVRGRLQHVTVDVDLVDEDFLEEGFMFDGSSIAGWKSIENSDMKLMADTTSAYIDPFYAEKTLCIHCSIVEPDTGEAYERDPRGTAQKAEAYLKSSGIGDVAYMGPEAEFFLFDDVRYSNTINKVSYEVDATDGSWNTDAEFEMGNMGHRPGLKGGYFPVNPTDEAQDLRSEMLSTMKRLGMKVDKHHHEVASCQHELGLIFDSLTKQADELQKYKYVIHNVAHAYGKSATFMPKPIYGDNGSGMHVNMSIWKDGKPLFAGDKYADLSQEALYFIGGILKHSKTLNAFTNPSTNSYKRLIPGFEAPVLRAYSARNRSGCVRIPWTESPKAKRVEARFPDPAANPYLCFAALLMAGLDGIKNKIDPGEAMDKNLYDLPAEELEGIPTVCGSLREAVDALAADHDFLLQGDVFTKDQIDGYIELKMEEVHKYEHTPHPVEFGMYYSC, encoded by the coding sequence ATGAGCGTAGACGCAGTTCTCAAGACTCTCCGTGAAGACGACGTCGCCTATGTCGACATCCGTTTCACCGACGTGCGCGGCCGCCTGCAGCACGTGACCGTGGACGTGGACCTGGTCGACGAAGACTTCCTCGAAGAAGGCTTCATGTTCGACGGCTCCTCGATCGCCGGCTGGAAGTCGATTGAAAACTCCGACATGAAACTGATGGCCGACACCACGTCTGCCTATATCGATCCGTTTTATGCCGAGAAAACCCTCTGCATCCATTGCTCGATTGTTGAGCCCGACACCGGCGAAGCCTATGAGCGCGACCCGCGCGGCACCGCCCAGAAGGCTGAAGCCTACCTGAAGTCCTCCGGCATCGGCGATGTGGCCTATATGGGCCCCGAAGCGGAGTTTTTCCTGTTTGACGACGTGCGCTACTCCAACACCATCAACAAGGTGTCCTATGAAGTAGACGCAACCGACGGTTCCTGGAACACCGACGCCGAGTTCGAGATGGGCAACATGGGCCACCGCCCGGGCCTGAAGGGCGGCTATTTCCCGGTGAACCCGACCGACGAAGCGCAGGACCTGCGTTCCGAAATGCTCTCGACCATGAAGCGTCTGGGCATGAAGGTCGACAAGCACCACCACGAGGTTGCCTCCTGCCAGCACGAGCTGGGCCTGATCTTTGACAGCCTGACCAAACAGGCCGACGAGCTGCAGAAATACAAATACGTGATCCACAACGTGGCGCACGCCTATGGCAAATCGGCGACCTTCATGCCGAAGCCGATCTATGGCGACAACGGGTCCGGCATGCACGTGAACATGTCGATCTGGAAAGACGGCAAGCCGCTGTTTGCAGGCGACAAATACGCCGACCTGAGCCAGGAAGCGCTGTATTTCATCGGTGGCATTCTGAAGCATTCCAAGACCCTGAATGCCTTCACCAACCCGTCCACCAACTCCTACAAGCGCCTGATCCCCGGCTTTGAAGCCCCGGTTCTGCGCGCCTACTCCGCCCGCAACCGTTCCGGCTGCGTACGGATCCCGTGGACCGAAAGCCCGAAAGCCAAGCGCGTCGAGGCCCGTTTCCCCGATCCGGCGGCGAACCCCTACCTGTGCTTTGCCGCGCTGCTGATGGCCGGCCTGGACGGCATCAAGAACAAGATCGATCCCGGCGAAGCCATGGACAAGAACCTGTACGATCTGCCGGCCGAAGAGCTGGAAGGCATCCCGACCGTCTGCGGCAGCTTGCGTGAAGCTGTTGACGCGCTGGCCGCCGACCACGACTTCCTGCTGCAGGGCGACGTATTCACCAAAGACCAGATCGACGGCTACATCGAGCTGAAGATGGAAGAGGTGCACAAGTACGAGCACACCCCGCATCCGGTCGAATTCGGCATGTACTACAGCTGCTAA
- a CDS encoding P-II family nitrogen regulator — MKKIEAIIKPFKLDEVKEALQDVGVQGLSVIEVKGFGRQKGHTELYRGAEYVVDFLPKVKVEVVLDDDQVDQAIEAIVDAAKTDKIGDGKIFVSPVEQAIRIRTGETGPDAL; from the coding sequence ATGAAAAAGATCGAAGCCATCATCAAGCCTTTTAAACTGGATGAGGTGAAGGAAGCGTTGCAGGACGTCGGCGTCCAGGGTCTTTCCGTCATCGAGGTCAAAGGCTTTGGCCGTCAGAAGGGCCACACCGAGCTGTACCGCGGTGCTGAATATGTGGTCGACTTCCTGCCCAAGGTGAAGGTCGAGGTTGTGCTGGACGACGATCAGGTCGACCAAGCGATCGAGGCCATCGTCGACGCCGCCAAAACCGACAAGATCGGCGACGGCAAAATCTTTGTTTCGCCCGTCGAGCAAGCCATCCGCATCCGCACCGGCGAGACCGGCCCGGACGCGTTGTAA
- a CDS encoding NAD(P)H-hydrate dehydratase, which translates to MTELLTAAQMRAIEQAAIESGEVTGLELMERAGQGVVEAIFEEWPELAEERGAGPSHSPEYLDKDEKPRRAVVLCGPGNNGGDGFVVARLLKERGWAVEVFLYGDPDKLPPDAKTNYERWRESDAVRPLCEEVIDAGGDADLAVDAVFGTGLTRPFLDQGEIQNELNLWQAASRRGAAPRVVAVDMPSGACADSGLYLGYAGENPFDSVVMANFTVSFHRAKLGQFLSDGAVACGKIVVKDIGLADRDSPAVPGKVVTLAAPSGGGKAAGHKYSHGHALILSGGHGKTGAARLAARGALRIGAGLVTVGSPRSAMFENAANLTAIMLRQIDGAHGLVELMEDERLSAICLGPGMGRGADTQAMVFAALKEKRPTVLDADALTRFEMKPEVLFEVLHEDCVITPHGGEFARLFPDLAEKLNAPATTGPADSKVDATREAAIRAGCVVLFKGPDTVIAAPDGRCSVNSAHYERSAPWLATAGSGDVLAGFITGLMARGFSPMQAAETAAYVHVECALEFGPGLIAEDLPEQIPAVFRKLGL; encoded by the coding sequence ATGACCGAACTGCTGACCGCCGCCCAGATGCGGGCCATTGAACAGGCCGCCATTGAGTCCGGCGAAGTGACCGGGCTGGAGCTGATGGAGCGGGCCGGGCAGGGGGTGGTTGAGGCCATCTTTGAGGAGTGGCCGGAGCTGGCAGAAGAGCGAGGGGCCGGCCCCTCGCACTCCCCGGAGTATTTGGACAAAGATGAAAAGCCGCGCCGGGCGGTGGTCCTGTGCGGGCCGGGCAACAACGGCGGCGACGGCTTTGTGGTGGCGCGGCTTTTGAAGGAGCGCGGTTGGGCGGTGGAGGTGTTTCTTTATGGAGACCCGGACAAGCTGCCGCCGGATGCGAAGACGAATTATGAGCGGTGGCGGGAGTCAGACGCGGTACGGCCGCTTTGTGAGGAAGTGATTGACGCTGGAGGGGATGCGGATCTGGCGGTTGATGCGGTCTTCGGCACAGGGCTGACGCGGCCGTTTCTGGATCAAGGCGAGATTCAAAATGAGCTGAACCTCTGGCAAGCCGCTTCCCGCCGTGGCGCGGCCCCGCGGGTTGTAGCAGTCGATATGCCCAGCGGCGCTTGCGCGGATAGCGGGCTGTACCTGGGGTACGCGGGTGAAAATCCGTTCGATTCAGTAGTGATGGCAAATTTCACGGTGAGCTTCCACCGGGCCAAGCTCGGGCAGTTCCTCTCTGACGGCGCGGTTGCGTGCGGCAAAATTGTTGTGAAAGACATCGGCCTTGCTGACAGGGACAGCCCAGCGGTGCCGGGCAAAGTGGTGACGCTTGCGGCACCATCTGGGGGCGGCAAGGCGGCGGGGCACAAATATTCCCACGGCCACGCCCTCATCCTCTCCGGCGGCCACGGCAAAACCGGCGCCGCCCGACTGGCTGCCCGCGGTGCTTTGCGGATCGGGGCCGGGCTGGTCACCGTCGGTTCGCCGCGCTCGGCGATGTTTGAAAATGCCGCCAATCTGACCGCCATCATGCTTCGCCAGATCGACGGCGCGCATGGGCTGGTGGAGCTGATGGAAGACGAACGGCTCAGCGCTATTTGCCTTGGCCCCGGTATGGGACGCGGGGCGGATACGCAGGCGATGGTTTTTGCCGCGCTGAAGGAAAAGCGGCCAACCGTTTTGGATGCAGATGCGCTTACCCGGTTCGAGATGAAGCCGGAGGTGCTGTTTGAGGTTTTGCATGAAGACTGTGTGATCACCCCGCATGGCGGTGAATTTGCCAGGCTGTTCCCGGACCTGGCCGAAAAGCTGAATGCGCCAGCCACCACAGGCCCGGCTGACTCTAAAGTGGATGCCACCCGCGAGGCGGCAATACGCGCCGGCTGCGTGGTGCTGTTCAAGGGGCCGGATACGGTGATTGCCGCGCCGGACGGCCGCTGCTCGGTCAATTCCGCGCATTACGAACGTTCTGCTCCCTGGCTGGCCACCGCCGGGTCGGGCGATGTGCTGGCGGGCTTCATCACCGGGCTGATGGCGCGCGGGTTCTCTCCCATGCAGGCGGCGGAAACGGCCGCCTATGTCCATGTGGAATGCGCGCTGGAATTCGGCCCCGGCCTGATTGCCGAGGACCTGCCAGAGCAGATCCCCGCCGTGTTCCGCAAGCTGGGCCTGTAA
- a CDS encoding Hint domain-containing protein, protein MKPFGNAALRAQLAMRGQAQPRRLYQGSQNISLLRGTLVLTREGERAAEEVKAGGGLITRTQGMARVEAVRTRRAMLQAVCISAGSLGDTRADSDLTVPWDQRVLVRDWRAKAMFGQPQAVVPAYELVDGEFIRDLGLQMMDLTILEFSRPHVIYAGGLELAAAAAPDEDLRPAA, encoded by the coding sequence ATGAAACCGTTTGGTAATGCGGCCTTGCGCGCGCAATTGGCGATGCGCGGCCAAGCACAGCCCCGGCGCCTGTATCAGGGCAGCCAGAACATCAGCCTGCTGCGCGGCACCCTGGTACTGACCCGCGAGGGTGAGCGCGCAGCGGAAGAGGTTAAAGCAGGCGGCGGCCTCATCACCCGCACCCAGGGCATGGCCCGGGTAGAAGCGGTCCGCACCCGCCGCGCCATGCTGCAAGCCGTATGCATTTCTGCCGGATCGCTTGGCGACACCCGCGCAGACAGCGACCTGACCGTCCCTTGGGACCAGCGGGTCCTGGTCCGTGATTGGCGCGCCAAGGCAATGTTCGGCCAGCCGCAGGCAGTGGTGCCGGCCTATGAGCTGGTGGATGGCGAATTCATCCGTGATCTGGGTCTGCAGATGATGGATCTGACGATCCTGGAGTTTTCCCGCCCGCATGTGATTTATGCAGGCGGACTGGAACTGGCCGCAGCCGCCGCACCGGACGAAGATCTGCGCCCGGCAGCCTGA